From one Anopheles cruzii chromosome 3, idAnoCruzAS_RS32_06, whole genome shotgun sequence genomic stretch:
- the LOC128271166 gene encoding zinc finger protein 226-like, protein MTHIKDKPHKCSLCSKSFPTPGDLKSHMYVHNGSWPFKCHICSRGFSKQTNLKNHLFLHTGDKPHVCEICNKSFALACNLKAHMKTHEDTGSSHEGESNRSTHSHSEGEESSSSPPSSLQGSQQGAGAFEKADSERLASFSKHLLFSSYTKQMLSGVG, encoded by the exons ATGACGCACATCAAG GACAAACCCCACAAGTGCAGCCTCTGCTCCAAGTCCTTCCCGACGCCGGGCGATCTCAAGTCGCACATGTACGTCCACAACGGGTCCTGGCCGTTCAAGTGTCACATCTGCTCCCGGGGCTTCTCCAAGCAGACGAACCTGAAAAATCACCTCTTCCTGCACACCG GTGATAAGCCGCACGTCTGCGAAATCTGCAACAAATCGTTCGCGCTGGCCTGCAATCTGAAGGCGCACATGAAGACGCACGAGGACACGGGGTCGAGCCACGAGGGCGAGTCGAACCGGAGCACTCACAGCCACAGCGAGGGCGAGGAGTCCagctcgtcgccgccgtcatcgcTGCAGGGCAGCCAGCAAGGCGCGGGCGCCTTCGAGAAGGCCGACTCCGAACGGTTAGCTTCCTTCTCCAAGCATCTCCTGTTCTCGAGCTACACCAAACAGATGCTGTCCGGGGTCGGCTGA